The sequence TTGGCTTGAACTGTAGTCATCAATATATCTATAAACTAGAAGATGGCAGAGCTGAAGCAGTTAGTACTGATATCATTGTGGCAATATGCAAGGTACTAGGAACCGATTTTAAAGTTCTTTTCCCATCGGCATACTTAGATATTTCTCATCTTTTAGCCCAAGATTGCATCTAAAGTGCCTACTTTTGGTTGTCAAAAAGTAACAAAAACCCCGCCCTGTTGAAGAGGTGCGGGGAAGTAAATCTTATTAATACCTTAATCATGACACATCTACCACTTCCTGAGCGAACCGATAGCCAAAAAGTTGTCGGAGGATTTTACCCTTTACAAAAACAAGAGCTAATTGCTCTAAGACAAGCCAAACTGATTAACAATGTGGCTTACGTTCATTTAGCTCTGCGCTACGAGAATCCATTCTGCGATCGCCCGATTGAAATTGTCGCCAAGGAATTTGCCCTGCGGTGGTTGCTTCCAGAAAGCAGTCTCTACGAAGCACTAGGTAAACTCAGAAAACTAGAAGCCATTATTGTTAAGGCTGGTAAACTGTTAGTTCAATGGGCGCATTCTCAACAAGAGTCTGATTCTGAGAATCCAGAATTGATTACGGAATCCCAGAATGAATTACAAGATGTCATAACAGATTCTGAAATTCCAGAAAATCAGTGCCCGAAACCTTTGCTAGAAAAGGATTTCATCTCCCCTCAGACTATTCAAACTATTCAAACCAACAAGACCAGGGCAGTAAGTGAAAAAAATGCCGAGGAAACTGCACCAACTGATGTCACTCCTAAGTTACCATCACCACAACAAACTCAAACTTCCGCCCAAAAGGATGACTTTCAAATTCCCCAGGATTTACAAGGGAAATTACAACAATTAAATATACCCCTAGATACAAGGGTCAGAACCGCTTTGAGCAACCATGACCTTTCCCAAGCCTATGGAGCATTAGCACACATCGAGCGTACCTGGGAAACTATCAATAATCCACGTAGCATATTCCTATTCCAAATCAGTAGACAACCAGTGGAACCCATGGGAACAAGACTGCCTGTCAAAACCGCAGCAGATTGGCAATGGGACTTGGAATATATCAAACGAATGTACCCAACTACCTGGCAAGAAGCTGCTGCCTATTTTGGGGTAGAGGTATTTCCATGAGCGGACTATTCGATGACCAACCGAATAATCAGTTGATGCCATCTGATACTCTATCAGTCGAAGTCGTTCAACCCGAACAACAAACTCTTGAAGAACAGCGCGAGCCTCTTTCACAAGAGGAACTTCACTTACGCCTACACCTGGAGCGCAAAGTAGAACGGGCATTCTATGAAGCTGGTAAGGCTTTGCAGTCATTGAGGGATAGGCGATTGTACCGTTCTACACATAAGAACTTTGAGGAATACTGCCGTGATAGATTTGGGTTTGAGCGTCGCCATCCTTACAGGTTAATTGACGCTGC is a genomic window of Calothrix sp. 336/3 containing:
- a CDS encoding helix-turn-helix transcriptional regulator gives rise to the protein MSINSKDKLMISLKYVDKLKWSPELGKRLQELRGDISMRALAEKVSSLGLNCSHQYIYKLEDGRAEAVSTDIIVAICKVLGTDFKVLFPSAYLDISHLLAQDCI